In Pan paniscus chromosome 1, NHGRI_mPanPan1-v2.0_pri, whole genome shotgun sequence, the DNA window GAAGGGGAgtaggcagagggaggaggccaaggctgtGTGGCCAGGGCTGGATGTCCAGGCTGAGAGTGCCCTGGAGACAGGCTGTCTGTGGTTGGGGTGGGTTGGGCTTCTGTGAGCAGCTGCTGGGAGACGGGTGTCGGGGGAGTGTCAGGGGCCAGCGGGAAAGGCCAGAAAGGCTTGAGAGATGTAAGTAGTTGTCCAGTTGAGAGGGCAGCTGCAGGGACACCCTGGGAGGCATAACTGTGACCCGTGGGCACCCAGGGGACTTTGTTCTCTTGCCTTCTTCCCACCCTTAATATTATAATATCTGGGTTGTTCATCTGTGGGGAAGGAAGTGCTGCTGATCTTGATGGGAGGGAAACGTAGGCTCTAGCTTACCTCCTGGAGGCGGGGCACCAGGTTTGTACTGCAACCAGTGCCTTGGTCTGGTGGTGCGGCGCTGTGTAGCGGAAACCTGGCCCCTGAAAGTTCCTCCTCGCAGTGAGTGAGGCTGGGGAATGCCGAGCACTTGGTGCTGCCCCGAGCCCCTTTTCGGGCCAGCTCATGACTGAACATGTGTGTTTCTGGGATGTGGGCTGGGGCCCCATTCTTGGGTGCAGCCCTTCTCCTTGCACTTCTCCTCCCAGAGCCTGCCAGTGGAGACACTGGGCCCGGCATCCAGGATGGACCCAGAATCTGAGAGAGCCCTGCAGGCCCCTCACAGCCCCTCCAAGGCAGATGGGAAAGAATTAGCTGGGACCATGGATGGAGAAGGTACTGGGCCCTGCTTAGGACATAGCTTACCGGACAAAGCTATTCTCCATATTTTGGGgtttctcagtttcctcagagAAAGGGAGGCTGGTTCGTTTTAGTTCCTCCATTAATCTCAGTTGACAAACTCCTTTTCTCATTCCATCCTGGctttttcctgcctcttccaACCTGGTAGGGGCCCTTGGGATGGACAGAGGGCTGCAAAGGAAATTCAGCTGGGGCAGTGGGTTTTTCTGGGCCTTTTCTCCTACCACAGGGACACTCTTCCAGACTGAAAGCCCTCAGTCTGGCAGCATTCTAACAGAGGAGACTGAGGTCAAGGTGAGGAGATTCGCtgtgggaaggaagggaggcGGGGAGGGCTAGCAGCTGCTCACTGCTGCATCTGCATTAGGGCACCCTGGAAGGTGATGTTTGTGGTGTGGAGCCTCCTGGCCCAGGAGACACAGTAGTCCAGGGAGACCTGCAGGAGACCACTGTGGTGACAGGCCTGGGACCAGACACACAGGACCTGGAAGGCCAGAGCCCTCCACAGAGCCTGCCTTCAACCCCCAAAGCAGGTGAGAGTCTTCTTTGCCTCTCCTGTCACTCTCCTTCTAGAAGGTATGGGAGAGGGATCAGCCATCACTACTGAGCACATGCTGTGGTCCAGGCCCTAGGGCTGAGCAGCTTGGTGCTCTCCTTTCTCACCACTACCCCTGGGACgttgaggcccagaaaggttgaatgacttgaccaaggtcacactGCTGGTAAGGGGCAGGGCCCACATCTGGTTGACTCTTTCCTCTCTGCCATGGGGACCTCCTCTTTTCTTGCTTCCAGAATTCAACCCTCATTTCTGGAGTCCCTTCCTTGTGCTGGCCCTGGGCCTGGGCAGAGGGAAGATGGTTGGTTACCGCCTATGTAAGCGGCAGATCAGACTGAGCCAAGGTGCATATCAGACCTAAGAGTGGTACAGAACTGTAATTAAGGTACTCCCAAAGGAGGGAGAGGCCATTCAGTCAGGGGACTGGTTGAGGGCAAGGGAGAGGCTGGGACAGtgagaggtgacatttgagtggaGCCCTGAGCACAGAGTAGGCTTTTGGTACGTAGGCCAGGGAAAAGAGAATGTTTTAGGCCAAGGCTGCAGCATCAGCAAAGGAGTGGGGACCACCTGTCTTGTGCTAAGGAGCTCTGTTCCAGGCTTGTGGCAGAGGAGTGTAGGAATTGGTCCCTGTTGAGTGACAGGATGGAGGGCCTGGGGGCCATTTAGGAGGCAACTGCAGTGGTCAGGCAAAGATGATGCAgacctgggccaggcatggtggctcgtgcctataatcccagcactttgggaggctgaggtaggaggattgcttgagcccaggaattcaagactgcagTGTGCCATGGTCgtcccacttcactccagcctgggcaacagagggagaccctgtctctaaagaaaataaaaataggcggcggggtgcagtggctcacgcctgtagtcccagcactttgagaggccaaggtgggtggatcacctgaggtcagaagtttgagaccagcctgggcaacatggtgaaaccccgtatctattaaaaatacaaaaattagctcggtgtggtggtgcacgcctgtagtcccagctacttcccagctacctgggaagctgaggcaggagaatcgcttgaacctgggaggcggaggttgcagtgagccaagattgtgccactgcactccagcctgggttacagaggtagactctgcctcaaaaaataaaaataaataaataaaataaaataaaataaaatatataaaaataaaaataggctgggtgtggtggctcacacctgtaatcctcacactttgggaggcacaggcaggaggggctgggctAGGGTAACCCACCTAGGCCAGGCGTCTGTCCTAGCATCCTCCCCCAAAAGGAATGTTTCCTATTTACCCACACATCCTGACCCTCCCCTCTCCCACTATAGTCAGGGCGTCTTCCCAGTTCTTGGTTCACATCCCTTGTGCTAAGGTTTGGGCCAGGGCTGGCATACCTATTCCACATGGTACATGAAACGTACATGGTATCACCTGTGATTGATTGGTGTGGTCTGCCTGGAGCACTGTGTGGAAAAGGATTTAAAGAACATGCCAGGTGCCATGATCAGTTAACACTGTTCCAGGAAACAAGACTGTGAGAGCCACACATTGGCTATCCTTAGGTGAATCTAGGAAGTGTGTGCTTATATAAAGATGTAGATGCCGAGACCCAGGATGGAATTTGGGGATCCCTGTGTCTCATTCATGATGGAGATGGGGTGGAGGATGAAAACCAAATCCTCTGGGTGttccaggcgggtggatcacttgagctcaggagtttgagaccagcctgggaaacatggcaaaaccccatctttacaaaaaaatacacacacacacataaaaaaattagccgggtgtaatgatgcatgcctatagtctcagctactcaggaggctgaggtgggaggatcgcttgagcctgggaggtggagattacagtgagttgtgatcacgccactgcactccagcctggacgacagagccagaccctgtctcaaaaaataaaaataaataaaaataaataaatattaaaaagaaagaaagaagatgcaGACCTGAACTAAGGCAGGTACAGTGTGGGTTGTGAACAGGGGTGGACTGTCAAGATGTTTAAGTGTAGAACTGTGAAACTGTCTGGATGTGAGGTGGAGAGGGAGGGCTTAGGTTAGCTAGATGGTGGAAGCAGTGCCTTCCCCTGAATTGGGGAAACACCAGAAAAGAACCAGTTTGCAGGGCAGTGTGTTGAATGTTTGGTCCCAGAGGGAGTGGCCAGCAGGCAGTCAGACATACAGGCTTGgagctctgggaggccaagtgaGGAGTTACACACTAAGGACTCATTGCTGAAGGGGGGTGTCAGTGGTGTGGGTCAGAGAATTGTGACTATGTGTACAGTGAGAAGAGCAGAGAACCTGAAATAGTGCCAGGGAGACCACTGACTTTAGGATCAGGGAAGAGCCAGGGAGggagaatgggaaggaatggccAGAGAGTTTGGAGGCGACCCAGGAGGGTGGTAATAGCTGCAGAAATTTGATGCACAGCGCacactgaggaaggaggatgctTTCAGGATGAAAATGGCTTTTATAGCTTGTAGATTGACAGCACTGGTCTCCTGCCTCCAGACTGGGCAGGGACAGTCATcaatgcccaggcagaagtgggCAAGTGGGCAAGGTCTTCATGTGCCCCTCTCTGGGGTCAGGGCTGACGACCTCCCTCCCTGTGCCTTCCTCTGCTTCCCCTCTCTGTCTGTGTCTCCCCATCTCTCCAGTCACCTCACTGCCCTGCCCTGTCCTTTCCCCTAGCTTGGATCAGGGAGGAGGGCCGCTGCTCCAGCAGTGAGGATGACACCGACGTGGACATGGAGGGTCTGCGGAGACGGCGGGGCCGGGAGGCCGGCCCACCTCAGCCCATGGTGTCCCTGGCTGTGGAGAACCAGGCTGGGGGTGAGGGTGCAGGCGGGGAGCTGGGCATCTCCCTCAATATGTGCCTCCTTGGGGCCCTGGTTCTGCTTGGCCTGGGGGTCCTCCTCTTCTCAGGTGAGTGGTACCTCTGAGGCTGGGGCTTTGGGCTTCCATGCCTGCCTGCCCTCCTGCCATGTTCTCACCTTACCTCACATCACCCCTCCCCGAGGGCCTCATCAGactcctctgtctctgtctttagGTGGCCTCTCAGAGTCTGAGACTGGTGAGTAGGGAGGAGCCTGTCTTGTGCTGGGGAGTTGTATGTGTTCTCTGGTTCTCTGGGTCAGGAGTAGGGGTGCTGGGggctcacatttatttctcagttaGTGGCCTTGTCAGCTGTTCAGGGTGCCCCTTGGCCCTTTATCTCACCAGACCGCTCAGCCACAGGGTGGGTCCTGAGCAGGAGTGGTGGCTGTGTGAATGGGAGGGTGTGGGGAGAATGGGTTCTGTGTGCCTCAGGACCAGTTTCAGGGTTTCCCTTTCCCACAGGGCCCATGGAGGAAGTGGAGCGGCAGGTCCTCCTAGACCCTGAGCTGCTGGATGCTGTGGGGGACAGGCAGGTATGTGTGAATGTCTCCAGAGGCAGGTGGGGCCTGGCTGGGGAGAACCTGGGCTGTGGGGTAGCATGGCATAACAGGCTCTTCTGCCCTCAGGATGGGCTAAGGGAACAGCTGCAGGCCTCAGTGCCTCCTGACAGTGTCCCCAGCCTGCAAAACATGGGTCTTCTGCTGGACAAGCTGGCCAAGGAGAACCAGGACATCCGGCTGCTGCAGGCCCAGCTGCAGGTGGGCAcaggcaggaggggctgggctAGGGTAACCCACCTATGCCAGGCATCTGTCCTAGCATCCTCCCCCAAAAGGAATGTTTCCTATTTACCCACACATCCTGACCCTCCCCTCTCCCGCTATAGTCAGGGCGTCTTCCCAGTTCTTGGTTCACATCCCTTGTGCTAAGGTTTGGGCCAGGGCTGGCATACCTGTTCCACATGGTACATGAAACATACATGGTATCACCTGTGATTGATTGGTGTGGTCTGCCTGGAGCACTGTGTGGAAAAGGATTTAAAGAACATGCCAGGTGCCATGATCAGTTAACACTGTTCCAGGAAACAAGACTGTGAGAGCCACACATTGGCTATCCTTAGGTGAATCTAGGAAGTGTGTGCTTATATAAAGATGTAGATGCCGAGACCCAGGATGGAATTTGGGGATCCCTGTGTCTCATTCATGATGGAGATGGGGTGGAGGATGAAAACCAAATCCTCTGGGTGTTCCAGGCCATAAAACGGGCTCAGGCCACCTGCCCactataatagaatggaattggggtAGAAGGCATTGGGGCTATCCTGACAAGAACTCTTTGTGACTTCCTTTGTCCTAAACCATATTCTAGGCCCAAAAGGAAGAGCTTCAGAGCCTGATGCACCAGCCCAAAGGGCTAGAGGAGGAGAATGCCCAGCTCCGGGGGGCTCTGCAGCAGGGCGAAGCCTTCCAgcgggctctggagtcagagctGCAGCAGCTGCGGGCCCGGCTCCAGGGGCTGGAGGCCGACTGTGTCCGGGGCACAGATGGGGTGTGCCTCAGTGGGGGTAGAGGCCCACAGGGTGACAAGGCCATCAGGGAGCAAGGCTCCAGGGAGCAGGAGCCAGAACTCAGCTTCCTGAAGCAGAAGGAacagctggaggctgaggcacaggcaTTAAGGCAAGAGTTAGAGAGGCAGCGACGGCTGCTGGGGTCTGTACAGCAGGATCTGGAGAGGAGCTTGCAGGATGCCGGCCGCAGGGACCCAGCTCATGCTGGCTTGGCTGAGCTGGGCCACAGATTGGCCCAGAAACTGCAGGGCCTGGAGAACTGGGGCCAGGACCCTGGGGTCTCTGCCAATGCCTCAGAGGCCTGGCACCAGAAGTCCCACTTCCAGAATTctagggagtggagtggaaaggaaaagtGGTGGGATGGGCAGAGAGACCGGAAGGCTGAGCACTGGAAACATAAGAAGGAAGAATCTGGCCGGGAAAGGAAGAAGAACTGGGGAGGTCAGGAGGACAGGGAGCCAGCAGGAAGGTGGAAGGAGGGCAGGCCAAGGGTGGAGGAGTCGGGGAGCAAGAAGGAGGGCAAGCGACAGGGCCCGAAGGAACCCCCAAGGAAAAGTGGTAGCTTCCACTCCTCTGGAGAAAAGCAGAAGCAACCTCGGTGGAGGGAAGGGACTAAGGACAGCCATGACCCCCTGCCATCCTGGGCAGAGCTGTTGAGGCCCAAGTACCGGGCACCCCAGGGCTGCTCAGGTGTGGACGAGTGTGCCCGGCAGGAGGGCCTGACTTTCTTTGGCACAGAGCTAGCCCCAGTGCGGCAACAGGAGCTGGCCTCTCTGCTAAGAACATACCTGGCACGGCTGCCCTGGGCTGGGCAGCTGACCAAGGAGCTACCCCTCTCACCTGCTTTCTTTGGTGAGGATGGCATCTTCCGTCATGACCGCCTCCGCTTCCGGGATTTTGTGGATGCCCTGGAGGACAGCTTGGAGGAGGTGGCTCTGCAACAGACAGGTGATGATGATGAAGTAGATGACTTTGAGGACTTCATCTTCAGCCACTTCTTTGGAGACAAAGCACTGAAGAAGAGGTGAGCAGCTGTGGGGGAGTTGGGTCGGGTGGGACAGAGGCAGTTGGGAGGATGTGAAGAGCAAGGATCATTAGTTTGAGTATCCTTACTTTTGGTCCCCAGCTGGCTTCCCTTAGAGAAGGCATTCAGGTCcgcttcctttcttcccttgagGGTAGGAAGCTGCCTGTGCCCACCCCAGAGTGGTCCTGAGCAGTCCCCTTTTGGGCAGGGGAATTCTTTCTCCTGAGTTGCCCTGCCCTACCTCTACCTGCATGGCCCAGGGGACGAGGGAGATCCCCATCTTCCTGTCTCCCCGACTGGAGCCTTTATCCTGGGAGACCAGGTTTTTCCCACATATGCTTGGCGGTGCCTGCTCAAGTCAGCTTCACTGGGAGGAGCAGGGTCCTGTCTCCTTGGGGAACCTGTTTTCATTGCATGGTATTGTCCCCTAAAGGCCTCTTTCTCCCCACAGGTCAGGGAAGAAGGACAAGCACTCACAGAGCCCAAGAGCTGCGGGGCCCAGGGAGGGGCACAGCcatagccaccaccaccaccaccgggGCTGATGCCCTGCCCCCCAGGGAATGGCCTTGGCCTGGCCCAGCCCAAGATCCCAGCGTTATCTAACTCCTGGAGGGTGGACTCTGTCCTGGCTTGTTTGGTGTCCTCAGATATCTTTCACACAGTAGAGCAAAATCACCAGCCCTGCACTGATGTCACTTTATGTAGAAAAAGGCCTTAGCTGGACCTGCGTTGCTGTCTATGCAAATGCATGCAAATACTCCAGGCCCTGGGATGTGGGCTTGTGTTTTGTCACTGTGAAGGGGGAGATGGGAGAGGagcctgttttggggtggggtcTGGGGAAGGCAATCTGATTCTGAAGCTAAAGAGCTTTCATCCTCTTGAGTGTATGTCCCCATAGTGGGCCCCTTGACCCACATGCTGACCGGTGCCTTGGGATTTGACTAGAGTTGCTGGCTCGAGGCCCAGCACGAGGACTTACCCTGGGGTTTTGTTAGGTTTGGAAGCAGCTGTCCCTAGGGGGTGAAGtccccccccgcctttttttttttacccctgcTTCTCCCACGGCTTCACCTCCCTATGTGAACTGTAGACTCAGATCCCAATAAAGTGCTGTTGCAGCTATGATGCTAGGTGGTTTCTAAGCACAGGGGACACCCCACACCCCCTGCCTGAATGGATGGGTCCATCCCAGGCACTGGTACTTGCCCCCTTGTTCTGTATCCCCCTTTGCCCTTGCCTTGCCCTTCCAACAAACCCTAGGCCCTTGAGAAGCTGATACTTCTCCTTTTGCTCACAGCTGCCTTGGCCCCACCCCTGGGAGATGTAGCAAATTGAGTGTGGGTTTTGGAGTCTGAGCCTCGGGCTCAAATCCAGGCTAagtaatcttgggcaagttaatcTCTGGGAACTTTGGGTTTCTTATCCTCAAAAAAGGCGATGGAAGGGCTGGGGAAGTGATTAAATAAAGCAATGCAAGAAAAATGCCTCTCCTGTTTTGGGCACTCAAAAGTTATTGCCTTCTTTAGGGAAGGGTGTGGAGGAGGGAAAAGAACCCAGGCCCAGAAGGAAGAGCTTCTGGGGCTGGGGAGGTGAGGGAACCACTAGGTGGCACCCTGGCTCCATTTTGCTCCAGACCTCGCCTCTCCCACTACTCACTGTCCCCAAAATCTCAGACCCTACCCCACTGACCCCAGCTCTGCTCCACTGGCCAGCTCTCCCAGGATGACCAGACTCCCCTTGGCTATTCTCTAGGAAGTCCTTCCTGAGATCTAACCTTAGTCCCTTCGGCAATACACTGGGCTTTTTGACGACCCTGGAAATACCCAGGAAGTACAGGAGACAGAATAATGTGGTGTGACTGCTCAGGCAGGAGGCGGGGGACTACAGGTTCTAGAAGGGGCTGTAACTGATGTCTGTATTATTTAGCAAGCGAATATGTAACTCTGTTTAAGGGCTTAAAGGTATTAGCTCATTGAATTCATGTGTGGGTGGGGCAGGGGTTAGGGCAGGCTGGGGATGGAACAAGGACCActaattcagcaaacatttataaaGTCTATTGTGTACCAGAAACAGAGAGGCACTGGGAATACAGAGGCACCTTAAGAAGCCTAAAGTTGGGTCGGGTGccgtggcacacacctataatcccagcactttgggaggcc includes these proteins:
- the PBXIP1 gene encoding pre-B-cell leukemia transcription factor-interacting protein 1 isoform X2, with amino-acid sequence MASCPDSDNSWVLAGSESLPVETLGPASRMDPESERALQAPHSPSKADGKELAGTMDGEGTLFQTESPQSGSILTEETEVKGTLEGDVCGVEPPGPGDTVVQGDLQETTVVTGLGPDTQDLEGQSPPQSLPSTPKAAWIREEGRCSSSEDDTDVDMEGLRRRRGREAGPPQPMVSLAVENQAGGEGAGGELGISLNMCLLGALVLLGLGVLLFSGGLSESETGPMEEVERQVLLDPELLDAVGDRQDGLREQLQASVPPDSVPSLQNMGLLLDKLAKENQDIRLLQAQLQAQKEELQSLMHQPKGLEEENAQLRGALQQGEAFQRALESELQQLRARLQGLEADCVRGTDGVCLSGGRGPQGDKAIREQGSREQEPELSFLKQKEQLEAEAQALRQELERQRRLLGSVQQDLERSLQDAGRRDPAHAGLAELGHRLAQKLQGLENWGQDPGVSANASEAWHQKSHFQNSREWSGKEKWWDGQRDRKAEHWKHKKEESGRERKKNWGGQEDREPAGRWKEGRPRVEESGSKKEGKRQGPKEPPRKSGSFHSSGEKQKQPRWREGTKDSHDPLPSWAELLRPKYRAPQGCSGVDECARQEGLTFFGTELAPVRQQELASLLRTYLARLPWAGQLTKELPLSPAFFGEDGIFRHDRLRFRDFVDALEDSLEEVALQQTGDDDEVDDFEDFIFSHFFGDKALKKRSGKKDKHSQSPRAAGPREGHSHSHHHHHRG
- the PBXIP1 gene encoding pre-B-cell leukemia transcription factor-interacting protein 1 isoform X1, with the translated sequence MWLVSKVAATAASGTSATMASCPDSDNSWVLAGSESLPVETLGPASRMDPESERALQAPHSPSKADGKELAGTMDGEGTLFQTESPQSGSILTEETEVKGTLEGDVCGVEPPGPGDTVVQGDLQETTVVTGLGPDTQDLEGQSPPQSLPSTPKAAWIREEGRCSSSEDDTDVDMEGLRRRRGREAGPPQPMVSLAVENQAGGEGAGGELGISLNMCLLGALVLLGLGVLLFSGGLSESETGPMEEVERQVLLDPELLDAVGDRQDGLREQLQASVPPDSVPSLQNMGLLLDKLAKENQDIRLLQAQLQAQKEELQSLMHQPKGLEEENAQLRGALQQGEAFQRALESELQQLRARLQGLEADCVRGTDGVCLSGGRGPQGDKAIREQGSREQEPELSFLKQKEQLEAEAQALRQELERQRRLLGSVQQDLERSLQDAGRRDPAHAGLAELGHRLAQKLQGLENWGQDPGVSANASEAWHQKSHFQNSREWSGKEKWWDGQRDRKAEHWKHKKEESGRERKKNWGGQEDREPAGRWKEGRPRVEESGSKKEGKRQGPKEPPRKSGSFHSSGEKQKQPRWREGTKDSHDPLPSWAELLRPKYRAPQGCSGVDECARQEGLTFFGTELAPVRQQELASLLRTYLARLPWAGQLTKELPLSPAFFGEDGIFRHDRLRFRDFVDALEDSLEEVALQQTGDDDEVDDFEDFIFSHFFGDKALKKRSGKKDKHSQSPRAAGPREGHSHSHHHHHRG